A portion of the Chondrinema litorale genome contains these proteins:
- a CDS encoding glycosyltransferase family 4 protein: MKILFFTHYTALFGANRSLIALAHQLQIKSYKVIVLLPTQGPLCKELEIRNIPYIIEEFYDEFYYKRGFSRLLGLKRHIENRLNIGKILKVVNSIKPDIIHSNSSALQIGAKVAYKLNIPHVWHIREFGLQDYKAAYNMGLKNHLKWLNRSAHIISISEALKNEVLSAVKAPISIIYNGVMSEESMRKLPKQFRQSEKAVFALVASFRSEKGHKDALDAFIDVADKLPKAELLLVGDCDNAFGNQLKEKVNQSGLTSRVKFPGFIDNPDEIYGEIDVLLMCSKSEAMGRVTAEAFAHSKPVIAFNGGANPELIENGIDGFLYANPQGLIDAMLKLGSDAELRLKIGEKGYQKALSLFTEEIYASKVEKVYKQVLKY, translated from the coding sequence TTGAAAATTCTTTTTTTTACCCATTATACAGCATTGTTTGGTGCTAACCGATCATTAATTGCATTAGCTCACCAGTTACAAATAAAATCTTATAAAGTAATAGTGCTTTTACCTACTCAAGGGCCTCTTTGTAAGGAGCTAGAGATTAGAAATATTCCTTATATAATTGAAGAGTTTTATGATGAATTTTATTACAAAAGAGGCTTTTCTAGACTTTTGGGATTAAAAAGACATATAGAGAACAGGCTTAATATTGGGAAGATATTAAAAGTGGTAAATAGTATAAAACCAGATATTATTCACTCTAATTCGTCTGCTTTACAAATAGGAGCCAAGGTGGCTTATAAATTAAATATTCCGCATGTATGGCATATTAGAGAGTTTGGCTTGCAAGATTACAAGGCTGCCTACAACATGGGCCTCAAAAACCATCTTAAATGGCTAAATAGGTCGGCTCATATAATTTCAATCTCTGAGGCATTAAAAAATGAAGTTTTATCAGCAGTGAAAGCTCCTATAAGTATCATTTATAATGGTGTAATGTCTGAGGAAAGCATGAGGAAATTACCAAAACAGTTTAGGCAATCTGAAAAAGCTGTATTCGCCTTGGTAGCTTCTTTTAGATCAGAAAAAGGTCATAAAGATGCGCTTGATGCTTTTATAGATGTTGCAGATAAATTACCTAAAGCAGAGTTGTTGTTAGTAGGAGATTGTGATAATGCTTTTGGCAATCAGCTTAAAGAAAAAGTGAATCAATCAGGATTAACTTCAAGGGTTAAATTTCCAGGATTTATAGATAATCCTGATGAAATATATGGAGAAATTGATGTTTTGCTAATGTGCTCTAAAAGTGAAGCTATGGGAAGAGTAACGGCAGAAGCTTTTGCCCATTCGAAACCTGTAATTGCTTTTAATGGAGGTGCAAATCCAGAGTTAATCGAAAATGGGATTGATGGCTTTTTGTATGCTAATCCACAGGGTTTAATAGATGCAATGCTCAAGTTGGGTTCTGATGCTGAGCTAAGATTGAAAATTGGTGAGAAGGGTTATCAAAAAGCGTTATCACTTTTTACTGAGGAAATCTATGCTTCCAAAGTTGAAAAGGTCTATAAACAAGTACTTAAATATTGA
- a CDS encoding HNH endonuclease produces MGMHSRKVLILNADYRAFSVCSVYKAFLLVYLDKAEIVKKVENAYLRSITRSYDVPSIIKLHNYVNIPYKGVIMTRQNIFKRDGNKCVYCSSRDNLTLDHVLPRSRGGSSSWANLVTACKRCNSKKGDFLPEEIGMILPYKPFKPSFIMFLRDFSGLGEESWMHYLQVTR; encoded by the coding sequence ATGGGGATGCACTCAAGAAAAGTACTTATCTTGAATGCCGATTATCGCGCTTTTTCAGTTTGCAGCGTGTATAAGGCATTCTTGCTGGTTTACCTCGATAAAGCTGAAATAGTGAAAAAAGTAGAGAATGCCTATCTACGAAGTATTACACGCTCTTACGATGTTCCGTCTATCATCAAATTACACAACTATGTAAATATCCCTTACAAAGGTGTAATTATGACCAGACAAAATATCTTTAAAAGAGATGGAAACAAATGTGTTTACTGTTCTTCTAGAGACAACCTCACATTAGACCATGTACTGCCCAGATCGAGAGGTGGAAGTAGTAGTTGGGCAAATTTGGTTACTGCATGTAAAAGATGTAATTCTAAAAAAGGAGATTTTCTTCCAGAAGAAATCGGCATGATATTACCTTATAAGCCTTTTAAACCATCCTTTATAATGTTTCTGAGGGACTTCTCAGGGCTCGGTGAAGAGAGTTGGATGCATTACCTGCAAGTAACAAGATAA